In Carya illinoinensis cultivar Pawnee chromosome 6, C.illinoinensisPawnee_v1, whole genome shotgun sequence, a single genomic region encodes these proteins:
- the LOC122312459 gene encoding DNA-directed RNA polymerases I, II, and III subunit RPABC5, with product MIIPVRCFTCGKVIGNKWDTYLDLLQSDYSEGDALDALGLVRYCCRRMLMTHVDLIEKLLNYNTLEKNENS from the exons ATGATTATCCCAGTTCGTTGTTTTACCTGCGGCAAG GTGATTGGAAACAAATGGGACACATATCTTGACCTTCTCCAGTCGGATTACTCCGAAGG AGATGCTCTTGATGCGTTGGGGTTGGTTCGTTACTGCTGTAGGCGAATGCTTATGACTCATGTTGACCTCATTGAGAAGCTTCTGAATTACAAta CTTTGGAGAAGAACGAAAACAGTTGA
- the LOC122313110 gene encoding pyrrolidone-carboxylate peptidase 1, which translates to MGSEGPRAVTIHVTGFKKFQGVAENPTETIVNNLKDFVERRGLPPGVTVGTCTVLETAGDGALPLLYQTLESGISRTDGTSNEQVVWLHFGVNSGALKFAIEQQAVNEANFRCPDELGWQPQKLPIVCEDGGTSRARETCCSIEAILKFLKRKGFDVTVSNDAGRFVCNYVYYHSLRFAEQKGHKSLFVHVPLFSKIDEETQMRFVASLLEAIASTC; encoded by the exons ATGGGATCTGAAGGACCAAGGGCGGTCACCATTcatgtaaccggatttaagaaGTTTCAAGGGGTTGCTGAAAATCCTACAGAGACAATTGTAAATAATCTGAAGGATTTTGTTGAAAGGAGGGGGTTACCCCCTGGTGTTACTGTTGGGACTTGCACTGTTCTTGAGACTGCTGGAGATGGGGCCCTGCCTTTGCTTTACCAGACGTTGGAATCAGGGATCTCAAGAACGGATGGTACAAGCAATGAGCAAGTTGTATGG TTACACTTTGGGGTGAATAGTGGCGCTTTAAAATTTGCCATTGAGCAGCAGGCAGTAAATGAAGCCAATTTTCGTTGTCCAGATGAGTTAGGAtggcaacctcag AAACTTCCCATAGTTTGTGAAGATGGAGGAACTTCCAGGGCAAGAGAG ACTTGTTGCAGCATTGAGGCTATTCTGAAGTTCTTGAAGAGGAAGGGCTTTGATGTGACCGTATCAAATGATGCCGGCCGATTTGTGTGCAATTATGTGTATTATCATTCTCTTCGTTTTGCTGAACAGAAGGGTCACAAATCTTTATTTGTCCACGTgccattattttcaaaaattgatGAAGAAACCCAAATGCGTTTCGTAGCATCCCTTTTGGAAGCCATTGCATCTACATGTTAA
- the LOC122313106 gene encoding probable BOI-related E3 ubiquitin-protein ligase 2, whose product MLGGNNGKLLLPAFLDENRFQYQTNASNQLQLFVSPPAGCNVDPVNFFGNEHITPIVRPNKRGRETEDISRQQKRQISLNYYACQDEADRSASILNPNPVSTGLRLSYDDDERNSSVTSASGSMTAAPSIILSLGDNIKTELDRQKEEFDHFIKIQEEQLTKGVRDMEKRHAASFLAAMEKGVSKKLREKDIEIENMNCKNREVAERIRRVAMEAQNWHYRAKYNESIVSVLKNKLQQAISQGAEQVKEGFGDSEVDDATSYINPNNYPGIPGGPAKSFPRNNPGLGHICRACNTKEVSILLMPCRHLCLCKECEGSISVCPVCQFIKTASVEVYMS is encoded by the exons ATGTTGGGAGGCAACAATGGTAAACTTTTGCTTCCTGCTTTCCTGGATGAGAATCGTTTCCAGTATCAGACTAATGCATCAAATCAGCTGCAGTTATTTGTCAGTC CACCAGCAGGATGTAATGTTGATCCAGTAAATTTTTTTGGAAATGAGCATATTACTCCTATCGTTAGGCCAAATAAACGTGGCAGAGAAACTGAAGATATTTCAAGGCAGCAAAAGCGTCAGATATCCTTGAATTATTATGCCTGTCAGGATGAAGCTGATCGCTCAGCAAGCATTCTGAACCCAAACCCAGTATCAACAGGATTAAGGCTAtcatatgatgatgatgagcgtAATTCATCTGTTACTTCTGCAAGTGGAAGTATGACGGCTGCACCTTCAATCATCTTGTCCCTTGGGGATAATATCAAGACTGAGCTTGATCGACAGAAGGAAGAGTTTGAccattttatcaaaattcag GAGGAACAGTTGACAAAGGGGGTGAGGGACATGGAGAAGAGACACGCGGCTTCTTTCCTTGCTGCTATGGAGAAAGGTGTCAGCAAAAAGCTTCGCGAGAAAGACATTGAAATAGAGAACATGAACTGTAAGAACAGGGAAGTTGCAGAGAGGATAAGGCGAGTTGCGATGGAAGCCCAGAATTGGCACTATAGAGCAAAGTACAATGAGTCAATTGTTAGTGTCCTGAAGAACAAGCTCCAGCAGGCAATTTCACAGGGTGCTGAACAAGTTAAGGAAGGATTTGGAGACAGTGAAGTCGATGATGCCACCTCATATATCAACCCAAACAACTACCCGGGCATTCCAGGTGGACCTGCCAAATCATTTCCCAGGAATAACCCAGGCTTGGGACACATTTGTAGAGCATGCAACACAAAGGAGGTCTCTATATTGTTGATGCCTTGTCGGCACCTATGTTTATGCAAGGAGTGTGAGGGGTCAATCAGTGTTTGTCCTGTATGCCAGTTTATCAAAACTGCAAGCGTTGAAGTATATATGTCCTAA